The Oncorhynchus tshawytscha isolate Ot180627B linkage group LG02, Otsh_v2.0, whole genome shotgun sequence genome contains the following window.
tgtttgcaaaaaaaaagcTCTTGTTTTGTGTCATCCATGGTATAAATGGTGATTGTTAGAATTCTTAATTTTGGCAAATATCACAATATTCTCGAAAGGAACGTCATAATAAATTAGAGCATGGAATATTGTTGTTGCAGCTCATATATTCGCATAGAAACTTCACAATAAATCTGATTTGGCTACGAGACCCCCCAGTTCCAATACCAAATCAAACAAGAAATTGTCCAAAAAAAATTTGCATCGAGTCCTGTCAAGGCTTTAAATGTACTAGTCTCCCATTGGCAGACAGGTTACCTCCCACATTAACTGTTGCCCTAGATCTGGTATTTACGAAACTAGGCTTAATGTACATTTACGAGTCAGCAAATATCCCTCTCATAAACATCTGCTGACTAGCGTTCAAAACAAAGTCTGCAATCTGTGTAGGTGGCAACCGGCATCTTTAAATCAGCTTTAAATCGTGAAGTAGCCTACACATTTCCTGAAGCCCAGTCGCGATGCTAGGGTCGATCGTGTTGTTGTGCTTCTTTTCCCTCCTTCTATTCTTCTTCACCAGGGTCCGCCGACCTAAAAACTTCCCACCAGGACCCCGTCCCCTGCCCATCCTCGGCAATCTGCTACAGCTGGATCCTGTCAACCCTCTCAAAGACCTGGAAAGGGTAAAGTGGGCAATATGTTGTAGGCCAAGGTTAGACCTAGTCTCGATACCTGTTACGATAACCCTGCTGGAAATTACTTTTTTTTGTGACTCTAATATTTGTGATAAAGCTTTCTACAAGCAGTCCGTAATATAGGTACATGGATTTATATTATTCTGTAtagtaaatccgagacactccatttagtatgtatgatatgttacgtttcgtatggtatgtattatggatgtccatcacccatttcgtatgatatgttacgtattACAATTTaacgaatttgcaaaatgtacaatagtgtaacgaccctgggtttataaccGCGGAAATCGACCCTGctgcacgagcatgcttttgctgCACAGTCGATAGCGTGCTGGACCTtggctccctgctgtttcattacaatatgttatgaatttgccgCGCACGCACcacgtctatttctatgggcacgagcactgtttatgactcaaactgttcacacccttcttgttggtggagagaattttgcaggtttaaagcatatttcctgcaattccacacattttgtcatggggtgcaaagaaaatgttgccgttttaaagctacATTTTTTATAATTCTATAccttttgccatgtctaatgtgtattcatgtgatatttgagtgacaaaaaaatacaacaaaatctATGGGACTAAAACATCCttcaagagtaagtttaaagCCGGACATAGTTCTTAAAAAGAGAAAAAAGTTTGGGAATCACTGCCTTAAgtatctgtcttatgtaaccatactagAGGTAACATATCATGCTAACATTTACTATGTTAgctctagtctatgagaccagtctgACTGAATGGGTATTAAGTCTTGATGTAGACTAAAGTTTTAGGACAATGAGCAACAATAGTGGAATCGGTGGTTCACCTTCAAAATAAAGGTCTTGCATTGAAACTGATGCAAAAGGATACAAACAGCAGAATCATGCAACAATTGGACTAGAAAATACTCAAAAAGGTTGGAATGTCATAAAACATATTCAATTTAAAGACAATAATTCATTCATTTGACAATAAACAGAAATAATTATGTAATTTAgtgtaatgttttaaaataattTGTGAAAATTGTGGATAAAAACCACGCTTTACATTATTTCTAAACCATAAAATTCTAGGGAAAGGGAAACACTTTATTATCCTGGGAAGAAATGGTGTTATTACACACTAATAACACTGTATAGATATGTTGTGAATAAGGTTGagctttttttttgtcatttcacATAATGATGGAAACCAGGGACACTGCGACTCAATGTTTAATATCAGAGTGCTTTGCAACTTGTAAAGGGACAAAATAATAGTAGTCAGCCAAGAGTTACTCCTGGAACCACTCTAAAACTCAAGACTGAAAGCTTATCCATCAACCCTTCCATTGTCTCCCAAGTGCCTGAATAGCATTTCAAAAGAAAAGTCCCACATTATATTCTCACAATAAATCCTCCCCATGTCCCTTTCCTTCTGTGCTTCAGCTGAAGAGGCGCTATGGTAACGTGTTCAGTCTGTACATCGGCTCACGGCCTGCTGTGGTTCTGAATGGCCTGGAGGTGGTTCGTGAAGCACTAGTGACACACGCAGAGGAATATGCTGGACGACCAACCCATCTCCTCATCAGCCACCTCTTTGAAAGCAAAGGTAGTAGGTTCTTGACCCATTTTGAAATATGTGGTATAAtaagggtagtgtgtgtgtgtgtgtgtgtgtgtgtgtgtgtgtgtgtgtgtgtgtgtgtgtgtgtgtgtgtgtgtgtgtgtgtgtgtgtgtgtgtgtgtgtgtgtgtgtgtgtgtgtgtgtgtgccaccggCGGTATCTGGGCCCTGGTCTACCATGGGAGAAACCCATGGGAGACCAGGAATTAGCCTAACAGGAAACAGGAATTAGCCCAATAGGAAATCCCCCCTTGGGCTGAGGGTTGACACTGATTTTAAAGTAGCAGGCATGAGACCGTGAGCCCGACCCACGTatgttccgtgtgtgtgtgccgaTCAGGGATCGTCCTGGCCAATTATGGCTCCAGCTGGAGGGACCACCGGCGCTTTGCTCTGACCACGCTGAGAAAATTTGGTCTGGGCAAACGCTCCATGGAAGAGCGCATCCTAGAGGAGGTGTCCCACATCTGCACTGAGCTGGAGAGCAGTGCTGGTACAGTCCCACACACACAACGTCCTCGTAATCATAATCATTATTGTACATATTCATGTCATTATCAGCGCTTAGTATCCACCCCAAAGATCCTCCAAATACTGTATCAAACAATTACACTATTAACCCCTTCTAGTTGTAACAAGCTTCCATAAACCACACAAACTTCACAGAAATAAGATACTCTCAGTAATATTCCCAGTATGACTATATTTACTATACTTGTTTTAACATTAGGTATAAAGACTGTGGGGATTGTTACTTTATCAATCCTGTCAATGTGTTCAATTCAGTAGCTCTGTGATCGTTGTTATTATCTTGTCTGTGTATATTGCCTCATGTGGTGACTGTTGCTGTGTCCTGGTAGGCGGTTCGATGGACCCTCAGCacctgttccatctgactgcgtcTAACATCATCTGCTCACTGATTTTCGGAGAGAGGTTCGAATATGACGACCCGGTCATCCTCACCCTCATCCAGAGGTTAGAGGAGTTGACCAAGGAAGCTTTTGGACCTTGGGCCATGGTACAGTCTAAGCCCTGTGTCACTCCATGTTTACTAAAAAAAAAGGATCCCAAAATGGTTCTTTCGGccgtttccaggtagaacccttttgggttccaggtagaactctctgtggaaagggttctacactgaacccaaaagtgttcttcaaatgcgttcttcaaagtgttctcccatggggacagccaaagaatccttttaggttctagatggaaccttttattattattttttaagtgTACATGATCCTCACTGACCTCTCTGTGCTAGACATGACACACTGAACCACattcccctctgttttacatccaTTTCCTCCGATCTATATTTTGTAGCTCTATGAAATCATTCCAGTCTTGAGGCCCTTCCCTTTGCCCTTCAGGAACATTTTACACAAATTTAATCAAATGAAGGAACATATCAAGAAGATTGTGACCAAGCACAAAAGTTCAAGGGTCGTGGGAGAGCCCAGAGACCTCCTTGACTGCTACCTGGACCAGATTGACAAGGTAGGAGAACAATAGAACTAGGGTTCTAGAAGTAAAATAAATAAGATAAGATATAAAGTAAGTAGCCTTGTACAAGTAAGCCTGAACAGTACATGGGgcaggagcctatctcctgtttctgtagcatttAAGCAGCTTGATGTAGAAGTACAACCCTGGATAGGACACTAGTCTGTCGCAGGACATTACCCTGAGTATCTGCCAATCAGAGAGGCATCGGATCCCATTTTTagagtctttggtatgacttCCGTGAGAAGggcaaaaacatttttggggctggtggaagaggaggaagtaCTTTACAGGATGGAGCAGAATTTAATGTAGAggcatttggtgtgtgtgtgtgtttcagacagCTAATGGAGGCTCCACATTTAATGACACTCATATGGTGTTTCTACTACTTGACCTGTTCATGGCTGGGACAGACACCACTTCCAACACcctccgctctgccgtgctacaCCTGATGACCAACCAGCATGTACAGGGTGAGGAAATACACACACTGGAATACATTTCATTCAATTCGATGGAGCTTGTAGACAATGTGTCGGCATTCATGGTAAACACTGCAtatcaaatcagattttatttgtcacatacacatggttagcagatgttaatgcaagtgtagcgaaatgcttgtgcttctagttctgaccaggCAGTAATATCTaccaagtaatctaacctaacaatttcactacaactaccttatacacaagtaagtgtaaaggaatgaataagaatatgtacataaaaatatatgaatgagcgatggccgaacggcataggcaagatgcagtagatggtatagagtaccgtatatatatatatatatatttctatacatatgtatatgagatgagtatgtcgGCTAAATATGAAATTGTTCTACAAAGCTTGATCGGATTGAATTCCGGCCAAAGAGTGTGTTTGTTCCAGATCGCTGTTACCGAGAGATCACCAACATTCTTGAGGGACGTGCAGATGCTTCGTTTGAGGACAGACATGCCATGCCGTATGTTCAAGCCATGATCCATGAGGTACAGCGCATGAGTGACACCGTTCCTCTTGGCGTGTTCCATACTACCTGCAGCGACACGCAACTACACAGCTACCAGTTGCCCCAGGTGAGCATTACCATGACGACTGATATGCTGCCTGTTGTTGACCTTAGAACTATAAAGGTCGCCTGGGCTAGAGGGAGTGATGTCATGATGGGTGCTGTGTCAGTCTTCAGTGTACCTCTCCACCGCACCCTTAATTCCTCATCTGTTCCAGGGCACTATGGTAATTCCTAACCTGTCTTCGGTGCTGCATGAAGAAGGCCAGTGGAAATTCCCTCACGAGTTCAACCCTGAAAATTTCCTCAACGAGGTCGGAGAGTTTGTGAAACCGGAAGCCTTTCTGCCATTCTCAgcaggtgcctttttgcaaaagCGTCAATATCTATGGCTTATAAATGATAGTGTGTTGTACAGAGACAGGAGAATATGTTGACATAAAATGCCAGGCTGCATGCATATGAAGGTATGAGTGAAATGTTGTTCTCAttgatagctgtgtgtgtgtgttccccaggaTCACGTGTGTGTCTGGGGGAGGGGTTAGCACGTATGGAGCTCTTCCTGGTTCTAGTGACATTGCTTCGGCGTTTCCGATTCGTCTGGCCTGAGGATGGAGGTGTCCCAGATTTCAGCCTCATCTTTGGTGGGACACAGTCTCAAAAGCCCTTTCGCCTGGGAGTGCACCTGAGGAGCAGCGAGAGAGGGTGAACTACCCACAGTCTCCACGAGAGCACTAGTTCTGCCAGACAGCTACAGATCTTATTCTGTAATAATTCACCTTAATTTTAGTAACTCTTCAAATAAGTCATTTTCAATAATGTGTAACCCACCATTGAATGCCTTATTATCTGTGTCATCTTCTGTAAGGATCAGATCATTCACAAACTAGATCTTTCAGTATGCTTGCATGCATTTTGTAATACATACCTTCTTAAAACCATTGGTTTTGTGTTTCTGTTACTGACAACTAATTGTATTTTCTTATCAAGTGATCTTAAGTAAAATAACAATTGCTAAAAACATgtgatttggattttttttttttaaaggtggaCCACCTGGCGCGCTTAACAAAATACAAGGGGGTGGAAAGCCCAGGTGTTACCTAGCGTGCATAGACAGATTAAATACTACGgttatgtatgcccgcaggcctcttgcctaaccGCTACCAAGGGGCGTTCCCCTTCCCctcctgggaacaaatgaaacagaataattaCTAATACTTAATGTCagtgtttttggttattgaaattgTTCACTAAGCCCTATTGGCATACACATACCTCGGGAAGGATCGGCTACAAAAATCAACACAGGACATAAAAAGATGCTCTCCTCCCTGATGCAGGAACTCTGGCTTTTATCAGGCTGGAGAAGGAGTTTGCAATAGCAGAGACAGCTGTATCCCCTGacgagagggagggtcagagcaCCAATTTACGATGGGACCGACCAATCAGCTGAATTAATCATTAGCTAGATTGTTCTCTCCAATATTATAACTTAATATACTTGCCTAACACTGCAAGGtcatattttataacttagctagtcatgttggcaatagaataaGCTTtgaaatgatgcccacctgacccaggttGCGGGTCAATTTATATTGGACCGTGTTTGGATTCCGTAAAATTGGTGtcgatgcagggctgtgttccaaaaaaaatgtatacataaaTACAAGCAGGGCATAACATTAAAACGTGCCAAATGCAGGTAGATTTAGGTATTGGTGGGTAAGAACGTCAATTTCACCAGCCACATAAGCGGGTGGTCAATTTTCAGGGCTCTACACTGCAAAAATTACATTCCCATTTCTGAATAAAAATAGAGTAACAAGTCAAGTATGAGCATGTGTGAGTTATAGCAGAACAATTCTGTagtagctgttttcaaagtatttaTGTGGCTTATAATTGAAATACACTAACTTCTTCATCAGGTTGTGTATTGCTACTGGACCAAAAAAAAGGTAAAAACTGTGAACGACCAGACAAGACATAGAAAATGATAGAATGGGGGCCGAATTCTGGAGACCACAGGTAAAGTGAATATGTTTTGAAAGTGATAGTATATATGAAATCTGGATTCAGTATGACCATCTAATAGGGTATGTCCGGTGTGGCATATCATTTCAAACAAATAACCATTGAATAATTATTTGTAACCCGATGTTATTGTTTTACTCATATGACAGAGCAAAGAAGAAAGCTAACTTAGCAGAGACAGATattcatgagaaaaaaaaaatgcttcCAGGCCCAAAATTTTTTTTACTCACATTTTCAAAACTATCAGTCATGGCAATACCGGTAATCTATATAACTAGCCGTTAGCAGGCCACGTTTAACTTACATTTGTTGCTATTGCATTGATTGTATGGAACTTACAGGTCCTTCAGGTCAAAAAGGtaaagaggcagagcagagaaagGAGGCAGACAGACTGTGAAAGTAAGCACAAGTGCAGGCTGTTCTTGACCTATACTGAATCACACCTGTTTTGTTCAATTGTGGTGTAGTCATTGAAAAAACAATACATGTTTGATTCTCACTTTTATTTAAAGTATAttaaacatttattaaaaatgtcAGCTCAGAAAACAACAATGTCTGCAGCACTAGAGGTACACTGCAGTGACTCTAAATTAGGAACATtcaaaataaatgtgaaaacacattcatatacagtaccagtcaaaagtttggacacacctaatcattcaagggtttttctttatttggactattttctacattgtagaataatagagaagacatcaaaacgatgaaataacacatatggaatcatgtagtaaccaaaaaagtgttaaacaaataaagaTATATTTAGGCACCCTTTGACttgacagctttggacactcttcgcattctctcaaccagctttatgaggcaGTCACCAGGTTGCAGATTTCTGAATTGTTAACTAAAATTATAAATGTGTTAACTGttaaaattatacatttttaaaaacaataCTAAACATGCACATCCaaacagcacaaaaacatcaaTGTCATCACATCTGGCCAGACCTATCTGCTCACCCCCCCATTCATCTCCAGCATCAGCATCAATTTCTGCCACATGGCCtaaaactgcaccattttgtttctctctgtcacccacgcactttcaacatttagataataaagTATTTGACCTTTCCATCGTGTTAGCGATGGAcgattggttgatttccagttaAGTGTGCATTTTTTTCAAGATGGTTGATGAGAAAAGTATCATCCAGCCCGTCGGGTATCTCACTGCTCATTcgtatgccatgtcttgaaatatgcagacagacggattaaaagtacatttacattttgataCTTCTGACAGACAACTTTCTAACTCCGCCCAAAACTTTTGGACTTTATAGCATTCGCAGACTGCATGGGTTATTGAGTCATTAGTTTTACACTTATACAACagatgggtctaatcctgaatgctgattgcttaaaactgcattccagcctgtgtctattccacaagttaccaccagctaaatctatgatgttaaaatgcctatttactctgttccatctgccTGT
Protein-coding sequences here:
- the LOC112265500 gene encoding cytochrome P450 2B4 — protein: MLGSIVLLCFFSLLLFFFTRVRRPKNFPPGPRPLPILGNLLQLDPVNPLKDLERLKRRYGNVFSLYIGSRPAVVLNGLEVVREALVTHAEEYAGRPTHLLISHLFESKGIVLANYGSSWRDHRRFALTTLRKFGLGKRSMEERILEEVSHICTELESSAGGSMDPQHLFHLTASNIICSLIFGERFEYDDPVILTLIQRLEELTKEAFGPWAMLYEIIPVLRPFPLPFRNILHKFNQMKEHIKKIVTKHKSSRVVGEPRDLLDCYLDQIDKTANGGSTFNDTHMVFLLLDLFMAGTDTTSNTLRSAVLHLMTNQHVQDRCYREITNILEGRADASFEDRHAMPYVQAMIHEVQRMSDTVPLGVFHTTCSDTQLHSYQLPQGTMVIPNLSSVLHEEGQWKFPHEFNPENFLNEVGEFVKPEAFLPFSAGSRVCLGEGLARMELFLVLVTLLRRFRFVWPEDGGVPDFSLIFGGTQSQKPFRLGVHLRSSERG